The Epinephelus lanceolatus isolate andai-2023 chromosome 1, ASM4190304v1, whole genome shotgun sequence genome has a window encoding:
- the LOC117256592 gene encoding leucine-rich repeat-containing protein 3-like, producing the protein MSTIVSGGRQRGKGVHFHSWLRVSLLFSALWGQVFPQCPDSCHCAWDTATVLCSDAGLREIPEGIPPDTVSLHLERNYIRNIPQSAFSDLVHLRDLYLSHNRIDSLASGALQHLGPELRLLDLSHNQLRQASKEEFGSTRAKTRLYHNPWHCDCALQELMETLYLEPETVNGIVCESSVRGVGEGSRWEDPGSQGEHAGQPMVKLLDSGVNFCSLQRKTTDVAMLVTMFVWFFMVIVYVVYYVRQNQAEARRHLEYLKSLPSPRKTPTETDTLSTGF; encoded by the coding sequence ATGTCTACCATCGTCAgtggaggaagacagagaggtaAAGGAGTGCATTTTCATTCATGGCTGCGCGTCTCGCTCCTGTTCTCGGCTCTGTGGGGCCAAGTGTTCCCCCAGTGCCCGGACAGCTGCCACTGTGCCTGGGACACGGCCACGGTGCTGTGCTCAGACGCCGGGCTGCGGGAAATCCCAGAGGGGATCCCACCAGATACTGTCTCCCTCCATCTGGAACGCAACTACATCCGAAACATCCCCCAGAGTGCCTTCAGCGATCTGGTCCACCTGCGTGACCTGTACCTTTCCCACAACCGCATCGACTCACTCGCCTCGGGGGCCCTGCAGCACCTGGGTCCCGAGCTCCGCCTGCTCGACCTCTCACACAACCAGCTGAGGCAGGCCAGCAAGGAGGAGTTCGGCTCCACCCGTGCAAAGACACGCCTCTACCACAACCCCTGGCACTGTGACTGCGCCCTCCAGGAGCTGATGGAGACTCTGTACCTGGAGCCCGAGACAGTGAATGGGATTGTTTGTGAGAGCTCTGTGAGGGGGGTGGGTGAGGGCAGCAGGTGGGAGGACCCGGGGTCACAGGGCGAGCACGCAGGTCAACCGATGGTCAAACTGTTGGATTCTGGGGTGAATTTCTGCAGCCTGCAGAGGAAAACCACTGATGTAGCCATGCTGGTGACAATGTTTGTATGGTTCTTCATGGTCATCGTGTATGTCGTGTACTACGTGAGGCAGAACCAAGCTGAGGCCCGCAGGCATTTGGAGTACCTGAAGAGCCTGCCCAGCCCACGCAAGAcccccacagagacagacactctGAGCACTGGTTTCTAA